CTTGGAGGGTAAAAGCCCTGCCTGAACAATTAAATCAACGAGATTGATTCCCTCTTCAGGAATTTTGAAATCGGGTAGGGTCTGCGGTGGCTGTTTTTCCTTAAATACCCGGTCGAACTCCGCTGCCGCCATCTCCGCCTGCTCCAGGGAGTGATAAAGGGCAACCACCGCCTTTGCCAGTTCCATCTTGATATTTTTCGGGTTCTCACCGGCTTTCAACCTCCGTTCGTAGGCGGCGACCTCCTCGTCACTTTTGTCGGTCGTCAGTCGGAAATAATCCAAAATCAGTTCATCAGGAATTGACATCAGTTTGCCAAACATCTCCTGTGCCGGTTCGGTGATACCGACATAATTACCATAAGACTTGGACATCTTCAATTTGCCATCGGTGCCAATCAGGAGCGGCATTGTCATTATCACCTGGGGAGACTGGCCAAAGCGCGCCTGGAGTTCCCTGCCGACCAATAGATTCCAGTACTGGTCCGAGCCCCCCAATTCCACATCAGCCTGTACCATCACCGAATCATAACCCTGAAAAAGGGGGTACAATAGTTCGTGGACAAAAAGGGGCACACCCTCCTCGAGACGGTTTTTGAAGTCATCGCGCTCAATCAGGCGGGCAACGGTATAACGGGCAGCAAGGTTGACAATCTCGCTGGCGCTCAGCCGGTCGAGCCACTCAGAGTTGTAACGAAACTCGCACCGCTCAGGGATGAGAATCTTTTTAATCTGCTCCTGGTAGCGAGCCATATTTTCCCGAATCTGTTCATCACTCAATTGCGGTCTGGTCTTTGACCTGCCGGTTGGATCACCGATTCTTCCGGTAAAATCGCCCACGATCAGCACCGCCGTATGTCCCAGTTCCTGAAACTGGCGCAGTTTGCGCAGGACCACCGCAAAACCTAAGTGGATATCTGGACCAGACGCGTCGATGCCCAATTTCACCCGTAGGGGTCTCCCGGTCTTTTCTGACCGTTCGAGCCGCTCCAAAAGTTCTGCCTCCGTTTCAAGCCGCTCGACCCCCCGTTTTAATTGTTCAATAATCGAGGTCCTCATATTGTAAAACTCAGAAACTAAATTTCGTAACTACCAAAATCCTCAGGGTTGATCGCCCGCAGTCTTGAGCGCAGTTCCTTGAGCCGCTCCTCCTCCTCAGCTGAAAGCTCCTGCCCCGCCTGTTCCATCACCGCCTCAGCCACATATATGGGCGCACCCACCCTTACCGCCAGCCCCACCGAATCTGATGGGCGCGCGTCAATCGCCACCACCCTATCCTTGGTCTCAATCACCACCTCGGCATAAAATGTCTCCTCCTCCAGTTTGGTGATGATTACCCTTTTGACCTTGCCCTCCAACCCGACAATCAGATTCCGCATTAAATCGAGGGTCAATGGTCTCACATACTGGGTTCCTTCAAGCGCATAGGCGATTGCTGACGCCTCTGCCGCACCAATAAAAACCGGCAGAACCCGGTTGCCCCCAACCTCGCGGAGAAGCATCACCGGGGAGTTGGTAGCGTTGTCGATTAATACCGCCTCAACCCTGACCTCAATCACAACACTCCCGGCGTCTCTTCATCCCGCCGCCTCTTCCACGACCCAGAGTTTTATCGTGGCGGTAATCTCCTGACCCAATTTCACCGGGATGTCATAAACCCCAGGGGCCTTGATGGGCTCATCAAGGACAATTTGATGCTTGTCCACATTATGTCCAACCTCCTTCAGAAGAGCGGCGATGTCCGCATTGGTAATCGCGCCAAACGCACCTTCAGCACCCATCTTGAGGGCGGCCTTCACCGTCACCAGACCCAGCCGTTGCGCCATATCCACCAGCCTCTGTGTGACCTTTGTCTCCCGACTGGCAATCTGCCTTTTGAGCATCTCCAATTGCCTCAGGTTTGCCTCATCCGCAACCAGCGCCAGTTTCCTCGGCAAGAGAAAATTACGGGCAAAGCCATCCCGAA
This genomic window from candidate division WOR-3 bacterium contains:
- the rplI gene encoding 50S ribosomal protein L9; this encodes MAMRVILLSDIERLGKRGEVVEVRDGFARNFLLPRKLALVADEANLRQLEMLKRQIASRETKVTQRLVDMAQRLGLVTVKAALKMGAEGAFGAITNADIAALLKEVGHNVDKHQIVLDEPIKAPGVYDIPVKLGQEITATIKLWVVEEAAG
- the tyrS gene encoding tyrosine--tRNA ligase encodes the protein MRTSIIEQLKRGVERLETEAELLERLERSEKTGRPLRVKLGIDASGPDIHLGFAVVLRKLRQFQELGHTAVLIVGDFTGRIGDPTGRSKTRPQLSDEQIRENMARYQEQIKKILIPERCEFRYNSEWLDRLSASEIVNLAARYTVARLIERDDFKNRLEEGVPLFVHELLYPLFQGYDSVMVQADVELGGSDQYWNLLVGRELQARFGQSPQVIMTMPLLIGTDGKLKMSKSYGNYVGITEPAQEMFGKLMSIPDELILDYFRLTTDKSDEEVAAYERRLKAGENPKNIKMELAKAVVALYHSLEQAEMAAAEFDRVFKEKQPPQTLPDFKIPEEGINLVDLIVQAGLLPSKSETRRKIQEGAIYLDGIRISDPNLIIKPLERPAVLKVGKRKFIRLVNK
- a CDS encoding bifunctional nuclease family protein produces the protein MIEVRVEAVLIDNATNSPVMLLREVGGNRVLPVFIGAAEASAIAYALEGTQYVRPLTLDLMRNLIVGLEGKVKRVIITKLEEETFYAEVVIETKDRVVAIDARPSDSVGLAVRVGAPIYVAEAVMEQAGQELSAEEEERLKELRSRLRAINPEDFGSYEI